The following DNA comes from Candidatus Methylomirabilis tolerans.
GTGGCAGAGAGGTCGCCATCCTGAATGAGTTTAATGCGCGCACCGATTCCGCGGACCTGCCTTACGAGTTCGGCATGACGAGGTCGGTCAAGAATGACTACCGTGATGTCTTCTACAGAACAGTTCATTGCTTCAGCAATGGCCCGAAGATTCTTCTCTGGGGGGGCGGTGATATCGATCACCCCAGCCGCCTTGGGCCCGACGGCGATCTTTTCCATGTGGGCATCCGGCACCTGGCGCAACGCCCCCTTCTCGGCGGCGGCAATGACAGAGATGGCATTCGGGCGACCATGCGCCACGATCGCCCCGCTTTCAACAGCGTCAAGCGCAATGTCCACTTCTGGGACGTCGCCATGACCAAGAACCTCGCCAACATAGAGGGTTGGCGCCTTACCGTGCTCACCCCTACCAATGATGATGGAACCCCTGAGGCTGACGTTATCGAAGGCGTGACGCATCGCGTCGATTGCAGCCTGCTCAGCCGCGCTCGGATTGCCTAACCCCATCCAACGGGCTGACGAAATGGCGGCCAGTTCGGTCGCTCGCACCAACTCAAGCGCCAGGTTTCGATCCATCGTCTCTCTCTTCTCCGTTGCTCAGGGAATAGCAGTCAGCTATCAGCACTCAGCCGTCAGCTTCAGAGAAATCCCCCGCTCTGGTCCCCCCCTTTGCTAAAGGGGTTGGGGGGGGTGTGTGCCGTGGCGTGGCGGCGGTGCACGGTGGTGTTAGTCCGAAGCTGCGAGCGGCTCACGCCTATTCACTTCCGCCCCACACCCGTAAAACCGACAAAAGTATAGGAAATACGCGGGTTCGAGTCAAGGCCAACTTCTGCAGGGGCATGGACGACACGATGTTTTTCTTTGAAAAAAGCATTCAGCAATTAGCACTCAGCGATCGGCCTCAAACAAAGCGGGGGGACGTATCAGAAGAGCTAACCGCTGAGATCTGATCGCTTCCCTCAGCGGTGGGCCGCTAATGGTGTGGGCGCGCCAGCACGTTGCAGAGCGCGGTACGGAGGAGATCGGCGGACGCGTCGGCGACCCGGATGGTTTTCACGCGGGCCTGCTGACCGGCGACAATTCCAAGACGGGAGATCGGCAGATCAAGCGTCTTGGCCAGCAGGCGGAGACAGGCGTCGTTGGCCTGTCCTTCCACCGGCGGCGCGGTCACTCGAAGCCGCAGCACACCGTCAACCTCACCGACAATCGCTGCGCGGGACGCCTTCGGCTGCAGGCGGACACGAAAGGAGGCAGATGCGCCCTCCTGCCGAACCAGGATCATTGGCTAAGGTTCCAGGCGATCTCCTGGAGGGAAGGGATAAACCACCGCTGGACGAACTGGAGCGCCAGAATCGCAATGATGGGGGAAATATCTATGCCTAATCGCCACATCGGTATCAGTTGTTGAATCGGCCGCAACACCGGGTCGGTCGCACGAGCGAGGAACTGAACGATCGGGTTCCAGGGGTCAGGGTTGACCCAGGAGAGCAGCGCCCGGATGATAAACATCCATGTATAGACCGTCAACACCGTACTCAGGATAGACGCAAATGCGGCGATGAAGTTAGCGACAAACGGCATCGTGACTATCTCCTACCAAGCTCCCGGGACCGGGTCGTGGCCGCCTCTACCGCCTCGATCAAAATCCCACGTAACCCGCCGCGCTCCAAGGCGTACAACCCGGCAATGGTCGTCCCGCCGGGAGAAGCAACCATGTCCTTCAGCTCGGCCGGATGCCGACCGCTCTCAAGAACCATCTTCGCGGCGCCCAGAACGGTCTGGGCGGCCAGCAGTCCGGCGACGTCTCGCGACAGTCCCACCTTCACGCCGGCATCGGCCAGCGCCTCAATAAGCAGGAACACGTAGGCGGGGCCGCTGCCGCTGAGTCCCGTCACGGCGTCCAGGTGCTTTTCCTCCACCACGACCACTTTCCCGACCGCGGCGAAGATCGCCTCTGCAATCTGCAGGTCTTCGGCTGTCGCATGCTCACCCTTCGCAATACCGGCGGCGCCTGCCAGAACCAGGGCAGGCGCATTGGGCATGGCGCGAACGATCCGCGCCATAGCGGGCAGGCGCTCGGTGATGAAGGCGATCGTCATGCCGGCAGCAACCGAGATGATCGTCTTGGTCTGATCCACAGAAGCGGCGATCCCCTTCAGCGCCGCCTCCATGTCCTGGGGCTTGACGGCCAGGACCAGGATCGAGGCTTTCGCTCCTACGTCGCGGCCCTCGGTCACGGTCTGGATGCCATAGCGCAGGCGGAGCTGCTGTCTCTTCGCCTCGACGATATCCGAGGCGATAAGCTGGTCCGCCGTTACCAGCTTCGCTTCAAGCAGACCGCGGATCATCGCCTCGGCCATATTGCCCGCCCCGATGAACCCGATCGTCCGACCGTGTAACATGCCGCACCCCTTCCGTCCAAATGGCCTCTCGTCTTATAGCGTCAAACCCTGCGAGAGTCAAGGGGATTTGCCC
Coding sequences within:
- a CDS encoding YggT family protein gives rise to the protein MPFVANFIAAFASILSTVLTVYTWMFIIRALLSWVNPDPWNPIVQFLARATDPVLRPIQQLIPMWRLGIDISPIIAILALQFVQRWFIPSLQEIAWNLSQ
- the glpX gene encoding class II fructose-bisphosphatase; the encoded protein is MDRNLALELVRATELAAISSARWMGLGNPSAAEQAAIDAMRHAFDNVSLRGSIIIGRGEHGKAPTLYVGEVLGHGDVPEVDIALDAVESGAIVAHGRPNAISVIAAAEKGALRQVPDAHMEKIAVGPKAAGVIDITAPPEKNLRAIAEAMNCSVEDITVVILDRPRHAELVRQVRGIGARIKLIQDGDLSATVAVAFEGTGVDVLMGVGGAREGALAATALQCIGGDMQGRLQPLTEEEAEHALRMGIRDLDRVFTISDLTGGGECDIMFAATGVTDGDLLKGVRFFGGGAQTHSLVMRSRSATVRFIESTHRFDRKTVS
- the proC gene encoding pyrroline-5-carboxylate reductase produces the protein MLHGRTIGFIGAGNMAEAMIRGLLEAKLVTADQLIASDIVEAKRQQLRLRYGIQTVTEGRDVGAKASILVLAVKPQDMEAALKGIAASVDQTKTIISVAAGMTIAFITERLPAMARIVRAMPNAPALVLAGAAGIAKGEHATAEDLQIAEAIFAAVGKVVVVEEKHLDAVTGLSGSGPAYVFLLIEALADAGVKVGLSRDVAGLLAAQTVLGAAKMVLESGRHPAELKDMVASPGGTTIAGLYALERGGLRGILIEAVEAATTRSRELGRR
- a CDS encoding DUF167 domain-containing protein, which gives rise to MILVRQEGASASFRVRLQPKASRAAIVGEVDGVLRLRVTAPPVEGQANDACLRLLAKTLDLPISRLGIVAGQQARVKTIRVADASADLLRTALCNVLARPHH